The Watersipora subatra chromosome 7, tzWatSuba1.1, whole genome shotgun sequence genomic interval GAGGTATTTGTGTGACATTTGTTCATCACGTTTGGAAAATGATGGAACCAAGAACATACAGATTTTTGAGAAGAATCGTGCTTGCTCGAACGTACCCCTTTCGATCTTACCCttagcaaatattttcatccggTGCCCAACAGTTATGCAGTAATttaacatttctatttaaaaatgGATCGGCCCTgtaaataacataaataatatattaagcttgtatttgtttaaaatggCACCATAGCAATTTTCGTTCAACTACTTTGATGGGTGTtgtctaataaaatatttttttagctttcaaacgTGCTATTATTCCAGCCACATTTTTGGTTTAAGCATTGTTTTTTTTGCATAAATTGCTATATTTCTGTGAGCACTACTTTTCTTCCTGGTGAAGTTAAAACGCTGCTTTTTCGTTCCATGTGCTTTGCCTCCAATTTGTCTTAACTTCACCTTTCAAATGGTTTCTCGTGGTTTTTCTAATTGGTGAATAATGTGCTTTTTTCTGCTGAATTTTATGAATGTGGTGACTGTTTGGATGATCAAGCAAATTGTGTAAATTGTTCAGATTCTCTCCTTTGTCAATATTTTTTTTGCTGACATTTTCATACAACAATATATACAACTAGTGGCAATAAAATGATTCTCAACGCACATACTCCATGAAATAGGAATATATATTTacgtatttatttttaactttattGGACTTCGGGACTTTTCAGCCATCATTTTTGTGCAAAGTCTTGTTAAAGCCCAGTCTGGTTGTTACTAACAAAACACACATCCTAAAAGCTTAGTCATATCTGTTACACTGATGAGACTCTTGTATGTAAATCAGCACCTCTATATATGGTTTGGTTCTATGCTGGTCAAATAATAGTGCATCTTATAGTGTACTTTCTTATTCAGACGGCCAGTAGTGGTGACAAAGTAAAGAAGGTAATGGCTTTCTCAGAATGCAAACAACGAATAATAGAACATAAGCAAACAGCTGAATCCTTAGTGTCGGTAGTAGACTGTATGTCTCAGGCCTTTAGTTGTGAATCCTGTAGTTTTAGGGGGTTTTAGGCTGCTTTCTGGTGTGTTACATCAGCTGagattttattatatgaaaacTCTAATAATAAATTGTTGTCTGGCAATACCAAATGCGCATGACTGCCATGACACAAGTGTTTATTGTCTTGGTACTGTTGTTGATAAGGAGTCCAGTAGGTGTGGATCTTAACTTGTACCATTTGGGAGTTATCCACGGTTTTGATGCGGGATCTAATGCAAGTTTTGGTGAACAACTAACATTTTCCAAGCCAAGTATTCAATGTTGTAGTCCTAGGTTGGGTGGGTCTGAGGGTTGACTTGTAAGGGTGTTTTTCCCATCTCCTGAACCTGTAGATGTGGTAAGCGTGGGAATGTTTTTCCATTGAATCTGCTGCGAGATTTGCAATGATGGTGGGACTTGTACTATCTTGTTCTTCCCTTTATCTCTAACTGCAGATCatttatatcagatataacGCTGTCTCCCGTACTGCCAAAGCTGCAACTTAATTTGTCTTTAACAATTAAggcaaaatagcaaaataacttATTTTATCGGTTTTTACTTTATGTATTTAGTATTTTAATTGAGTTTTTTTGCAATTAGTTACATAGGtctatataatgcatttgtttaataATAGATGTAATTACTTTAAGCATTGATCTTTAGGCTTTTTGCATTGTAAAGCAATAGAGGAAGTGCATAGTATTATGGAATAAAGTTTTCGTTGacatacaatatattttgcCATGTAGCGcatttttaaatgtattacGTTTGAAGGTTGAGGTTTGATCGTGCATCAAAGGTAAAAAACACCAATTTTAATACAAGTACTTGTACATTAAAGCACTTTTTGAGAACAAACCTATAGCTATAGATAGGGTTGAACTATGAACAAGAAGTAATGATAGACGGTTTTGTCTTTATGCACTTGGTCAGCAATATACTGAAAGAAAAGAATGAGGAACTTATGGGTCCCTAAACTTAcacaacttacacaaaattcgAGTAGAATTTATCAAAAAGTACTCGTATTGTTCTatcattttcaattgctttagatgtttgaagtgatcagGATTTTCAAGAtttcaaaatcaacaaaacttgctcgcgattaaaacactcagatcaggcccaagtgtgattatgatgtccatagttgtaaagagaccgATAGCATAGTGCAAGAATGCTTCAAGTTGAAGGCAATAGCCGGtagtagcaactagtgacatcatagcgactagtgacatcatagcaactagtgacatcatagcaactagtgacatcatagcaactagtgacatcatagcaactagtgacattatagcgactagtgacatcatagcgactagtgacatcatagcaactagtgacatcatagcaactagtgacatcatagcgactagtgacatcatagcgactagtgacatcatagcgactagtgacatcatagcgactagtgacatcatagcgactagtgacatcatagcgactagtgacatcatagcgactagtgacatcatagcgactagtgacatcatagcgactagtgacatcatatcgactagtgacatcataccaactagtgacatcatagcaactagtgacatcgtAGCAGCTAGTGACATcgtagcaactagtgacatcgtagcaactagtgacatcgtagcaactagtgacatcgtagcaactagtgacatcatagccactagtgacatcatagcgactagtgacatcatagcgactagtgacatcatagcgactagtgacatcatagcgactagtgacatcatagcgactagtgacatcatagcgactagtgacatcatagcgactagtgacatcatagcgactagtgacatcatagcgactagtgacatcatagcgactagtgacatcatagcgactagtgacatcatagccactagtgacatcatagcgactagtgacatcatagcgactagtgacatcatagcgactagtgacatcatagcgactagtgacatcatagcgactagtgacatcatagcgactagtgacatcatagcgactagtgacatcatagcgactagtgacatcatatcgactagtgacatcatacCAACTAGTCACatcatagcaactagtgacatcgtAGCAGCTAGTGACATcgtagcaactagtgacatcgtagcaactagtgacatcgtagcaactagtgacatcatagcaactagtgacatcatagccactagtgacatcatagcgactagtgacatcatagcgactagtgacatcatagcgactagtgacatcatagcgactagtgacatcatagcgactagtgacatcatagcgactagtgacatcatagcgactagtgacatcatagccactagtgacatcatagcgactagtgacatcatagcgactagtgacatcatagcgactagtgacatcatagcgactagtgacatcatagcgactagtgacatcatagcaactagtgacatcatagcgactagtgacatcatagcgactagtgacatcatagcgactagtgacatcatagcaactagtgacatcatagcaactagtgacatcatagccactagtgacatcatagcgactagtgacatcatagcgactagtgacatcatagcgactagtgacatcatagcgactagtgacatcatagcgactagtgacatcatagcgactagtgacatcatagcgactagtgacatcatatcgactagtgacatcatacCGACTAGTCACATcgtagcaactagtgacatcgtAGCAGCTAGTGACATcgtagcaactagtgacatcgtagcaactagtgacatcgtagcaactagtgacatcatagcaactagtgacatcatagcaactagtgacatcatatcaactagtgacatcatagcaactagtgacatcaaagtgactagtgacatcatagcgactagtgacatcatagcgactagtgacatcatagcgactagtgacatcatagcgactagtgacatcatagcaattagtgacatcatagcaactagtgacattatagcaactagtgacattatagcaactagtgacattatagcaactagtgacatcatagcaactagtgacatcatagcaactaatgacatcatagagactagtgacatcatagaaactagtgacatcatagcACCTAGTGACGACATAGCACCTAGTGGCATCATTTTGCACATACTTTTCTTCTGAGAGTTTCAAGTtggatcaagttttgtcaattttaatcttgaaatatccagGCAATCAGATCATTTCAAACATCAGAGACAATTGTAAATGATACAAAAAGTTTGATATCTTatgataaaatctagtaaaactTTGAGTAAGTTCATCTTGAAGGCCTTgctcatagagttatctccccctagagtgataactctatggccttgctcatagagttatctccccctagagtgataactctatggccttgctcatagagttatctccccctagagtgataactctatggccttgctcatagagttatctccccctagagtgataactctATGGCCTTGCTTACTAAAGTGAATGATGCAATTCAATAAATTCACCAATTAGCTCATACATTTTGTAAGAGCCTGAAAGTAAACCTTGACTAAACCTCTTCTACGTGCACTTGATATTAATTTGTATTTCTATAGATGACAGAAAATAACACCACAAAGGCTCTCTCACAGCTTTCACAGGAAGCCATAGAGTTGTATATTGGTTCACAGGTTTGAACTATCGATTTTGAAAGTGTGGACACGCTAACACCATTATCATTTTATAGGTAAGGCTAGCACAGGCTCACTTcgcttttttaaaattattttttgttgatttatCTTTGCTAATTATTTGCTTAAAATTGGTCTGCTGATGTTCGGATGAATTACAATGAGGACAACTTCCGTTGCATAAATATTAGGCTTTTGAACTATGATATATTTAGCATTCTTCATTTCTACAGGAAACGGTATACTGACTTGACCCTATATAAGTAGATACGATTGTTTCTTTCACCAAAATGTCAGTTCCTTGCCTGTAACTGTAGAGAATATGTAGCCCCAAACCTGCCATTGAAGGTTTTGAATGGTTTTAACCATTGGCCAGCCCTGAGGCTTTGGAATGATAGAAGCTTACAAAGAATTCTTGGTGACAAACTGCTTACTGTTGCTGTTACACCAGACGGTGAGTTCCAGTTGATGGATTCTAATCTCCTTCTGGGTATATAACAGTGATAATGGTATCTTTTGCTCTGATTGTATCGAAGGTTATGTTGCTGTAATTGCAGGTTATATTGATGCAGTCACATGCCGTACTACAATCATATTGCAGATTACATTGATAAAACAACACACCTTGCTGTGGCCATATTTCAAGCTAAGCTGATACAATAACACACCATGTTGTGGCCATATTTCAGGCTAAGCTGATGAGATAACAAACTATGTTATGGCCTATTTTAGGATATGCTGATGCCATCACTGATGGCGTATTTATGCTACCAGATGAACACCAAATGACATTTTCTGCATTTCTTGAGCACATGAACACAGGCAAGGGCAACGTTTGCtacattcagaaacaaaacTCTAACCTTACAACAGAGCTTAGTGCACTCTACTCACATGTGGACTCTGATATTAGCTGGGCCACGGATGCATTTGGTAATCATTACGCTAATAGCCTGTTTTACATGCTTCTGAAACCTTTGGTAAAAATCTTACAGAGTCGTGACATCACTTGCAACCAAGGTGTTTATCTCTTATCATTGCAGGAACTTTGCCTGATGCAATCAACTTTTGGATGGGGGATCATCGCTCAATCACC includes:
- the LOC137400371 gene encoding bifunctional peptidase and (3S)-lysyl hydroxylase Jmjd7-like, with the protein product MAFSECKQRIIEHKQTAESLVSVVDFLGWVGLRVDFVDTLTPLSFYREYVAPNLPLKVLNGFNHWPALRLWNDRSLQRILGDKLLTVAVTPDGYADAITDGVFMLPDEHQMTFSAFLEHMNTGKGNVCYIQKQNSNLTTELSALYSHVDSDISWATDAFGTLPDAINFWMGDHRSITSMHHDHYENIYCVVRGSKTFTLIPPTDQCFIPYKNVSVLRYKQLADGVFTKVKDKAYDSLPWIAVNPLDPDLRTYPEFAKAHVYKVTVNEGEMLYLPSLWYHHVTQTDGCVAVNYWYDMRYDIKYNYHQLVSKLLETRQPRTDDLDTKEESV